From Mucilaginibacter gotjawali:
TGCTTTACCTGCCCCCACTATCTTGCGCATACTTATTTCTTTTGAGCGCAGCATCGAACGGGCGGTTGAAAGGTTTACATAATTGATGCAAGCGATCACCAGTATCAATATGGCAATGATGATGAATATTCTGATAGTTGAGATCCCGTTATCACTCATATCTGCATTATACAAATGCATTTTCGACAGTGGTAGCAACAGGTATTCTGCATCCGTATCATCAGCTTTATGATTCAAATGGATCTGCCGTATTTTGGTGGCCAGGCTCTTCAGGTCACTGCCAGGCTTCAGCAGCAAAAAAGTTTCGTAATTAAAAAAGTTAAAGTTATTGGTCATGTCGTTCTTTTGCGCCAGCATCATTTTCATGTGCAGGCTCATCGGCATGATCATGTCAAAATTCAGATCGGAATTTTTCGGAAAATCATCGATCACACCGCTCACTGTAAAGTTTGCTTTATTATCGGCCCGGATGACCTTGCCGATCGGGTTCAATAGGCCAAAACATTTTTCAGCGGTAGATTTGGTGATCACTACAGAATTATCGTCCGAAAAAGGTTTTGCCGGATCCCCTTTTACTAAATGAAAATCAAAAACCGAGAAAAAAGAAGGATCAGCATAAACCGCGTTTTCATCACCAAAAACCTTATCCTGGTATTTATACAACGAATAATCGTAATTGCCGGTAATGCGTACCTGGTCGAGTACGTCAGGCAGTTGCTGTTTGGCCAGCGGGCCAATCGGCGCTACGCCTACCGTAAATATTTGCCTGCTTGCGCCTGTACCGCCAAAAAGTTCAAGCCGGTAAATATCGGGCGTATTTTTATGAAAACTGTTAAAACTCAGTTCATCCTGCACCCACAATAAAATAAGTATGCCGATAGCCAGCCCGGCAGTTAAACCGGCAATATTGATAAGGGAATAAAATTTGTTTTTTAACAAATTTCTCCAGGCGGTTTTGATATAGTTTTTTATCATTTTATTTGGTCATTGAGTCATTTGCTTCGCGTCATTGGGTCATTTTTTTTGCGTCATTGGGTCATTTGCTTCGCGTCATTGGGTCATTTTTTTTGCGTCATTGGGTCATTTGCTTCGCGTCATTGGGTCATTTGAGTGGATTGCGTATATTGAGAACCCTTCCAATGACTTAATGACTTAATGACTTAATGACCCAATGACTTAATGATTTTCATTCTGTTTTCAAACTCCTCACCGGGTTCATCAGCGCTGCTTTAAAAGTAAGCCATGATACCGTTGTAAACGAGATAAACAAAACAACAATAAACGGCACGGCAAATAAAATCCAGCTGATATCAATCCTGAAGGCATAGGTTTGCAGCCATTGGTGGATGGCATACCAGCCGAGCAGGGCGGCTATTACAAATGCGATCATTACCAGCAAGGCAAAATCCTTATAAAGCAACGTTAGTATGCTGTTTACTGATGCGCCCAGCACCTTACGGATGCCGATCTCCTTGGTGCGCTGTACAATAGTGTAGGACACCAGGCCAAATAAACCCAAACAGGCAACAAAAATACCTATGCCGGTAAAGGTGGCAAATACCTGCCCGAATTGCCTGTCGGCATGGTATTGCTCATTAAAATGCTGGTCAAGGAAAAAATAATCGAACTGGTCGCCGGGAAAAAAAGCTTTCCAGTTGCTTTTTAAGGCTGCGATGGTGCGCGGTAAGTTATCGGTACTTATTTTTACTGATACGTTACCCCGTACATCAGGTATACAGCGAAAAATAAGCGCATCGTAAGCATCATGTAACGATTGCTGGTGGAAATTTTGCACCACGCCAACAATGGTGTACACCTGCCCCCAAAAATCAATTTCCTTGCCAACGGCTTGTTCAGGTTTGTCGAAACCTAATTGTTGCACCGCTTTTTCGTTAAACACCACCCCATGCGGGTCGGTGCTGAAGTCTTTCGAAAACAACCTGCCTGCCAGCAAGTGCGCACCATAAGCCTTCAGGAAATCATAATCGCCGCCTATGATGCGGTATTGTTTGCCCGTTGCCTGGTCGGTGCCTTTCAGCTTGATGCCGCCGGCATTCCAGCCAACCGGGTCGCCGGGTATATTGGTAGATACTGTTATACTTTTAACAGACGCATCGCGCAGGCTTTCGTTTTTAAAAGCGCTCATGCTGCGGTAAAACGAATCCACATGAGCAAGGGGCGGTTTTATCACCAGCGTTTGGTCGATATTGATACCCAGCTTTTGTTTTTCCATAAAATTGACCTGCTTGTAAACGGTAAGCGACCCTATCAATAAAAAAAACGATGCCGCAAACTGGAAAACAACCATCACCTTGCGCAAGATAATGCCCCGGGGCGAAGCTGATAATTTTCCTTTCATCACCTCTACCGGCTTGAAATTAGATAAAACAAGTGCAGGGTAAAAACCTGAAAAGAAGGAGCCGAGCAAAAACAGGCTGACAACCGCCAGCCAAAACACCGGCTTTACCAGTAAAGTAAGGGTGATATTTTGGCCGGATATGGCCGAAAAGATGGGCAAAAATACAATGATCATTACAATGGCCAACACTATGGCCAATCCGTTTAGCAGCATAGCTTCCAGCATAAATTGTGCAAGCAACTGGCCCTTGTTTGACCCCAGGGTTTTGCGCACGCCTACTTCTTTTGCCCTGCCTATACCGCGCGCAGTAGCCAGGTTGATATAATTTATCCAGGCGATAATGATCACAAATATGGAGATCCCTGCCAGCAGATAAACTGATTTACCATCGCCGTGAGGTTCTGCCTCCAGCATCAAATTGGGCGAAAGGTGAATTTTTTCCAACGGCAGCAAATGATAAGCAGCAGTAGCTCCCGACCAGTTTATTTTTTTGTAAACCCCATCTACATACGGAACAAACTTAGCTTCCAGTGCTTTGGCATCTACACCCGGTTTTAGGAGCAGGTAAGTCAAACATCCGTCATTCAGCCAGGCAGTTTCAAGGTTATTTTTGGGCCCCGCAAATTTTAACAAGGTAGCGTATGACATCAGCAGGTCGCTCCTGAAATGGGTATTTTCCGGGTAGTCTTTCATTACCCCGGTTACTTTTAACAGGTTAAGGTCGAATTTAAAGGTCTTGCCAACCACGTCAGTGGTACCAAAAAGCTTTTTAGCCACAGTTTCGGTAATAACGGCCGAATTTACATCACGCAGTGCAGTTTTCGGGTCGCCGCTGATGAGTGGGTAACTAAATAAATTAAAAAACGAAGGCCCGGCAAAATAGGTTTTTTCTAAGGTAATCCGGGTATCATTATTTACGGCCAGTAATGATCCGTTGTCCACCACTTTTACATAATCTTCCACCTGGGGAAAATTATTTTTAAATGAATTTCCCTCCGCAAATGCACCGCCGGCCCACTGGGTGCTTAGTTTACCATGTTCAAAACGATCCTGTGTTACACGGAAAACCCGGTCTTTTTTGGCATGGAAATTATCAAAGCTCAACTCAAACGTTACATATTGAATAATGAGCAGTGCAGCTGCCATACCAATAGCCAGCCCGGCAATATTGATAAACGAGAAAGCCTTGTTCTTTTTTAAGTTTCTGAGCGCGATGAGGAAATAATTTTTGATCATGATGCAAGCGGTTAGGCCAACACTGCTACCAAGATTGTGCCACTTTTGTAATTAACTACATATGAGCAATTTATGAAGAAATTAAAAATACTAATTCGTTCGGATTTGTTATAGTGAT
This genomic window contains:
- a CDS encoding ABC transporter permease — encoded protein: MIKNYFLIALRNLKKNKAFSFINIAGLAIGMAAALLIIQYVTFELSFDNFHAKKDRVFRVTQDRFEHGKLSTQWAGGAFAEGNSFKNNFPQVEDYVKVVDNGSLLAVNNDTRITLEKTYFAGPSFFNLFSYPLISGDPKTALRDVNSAVITETVAKKLFGTTDVVGKTFKFDLNLLKVTGVMKDYPENTHFRSDLLMSYATLLKFAGPKNNLETAWLNDGCLTYLLLKPGVDAKALEAKFVPYVDGVYKKINWSGATAAYHLLPLEKIHLSPNLMLEAEPHGDGKSVYLLAGISIFVIIIAWINYINLATARGIGRAKEVGVRKTLGSNKGQLLAQFMLEAMLLNGLAIVLAIVMIIVFLPIFSAISGQNITLTLLVKPVFWLAVVSLFLLGSFFSGFYPALVLSNFKPVEVMKGKLSASPRGIILRKVMVVFQFAASFFLLIGSLTVYKQVNFMEKQKLGINIDQTLVIKPPLAHVDSFYRSMSAFKNESLRDASVKSITVSTNIPGDPVGWNAGGIKLKGTDQATGKQYRIIGGDYDFLKAYGAHLLAGRLFSKDFSTDPHGVVFNEKAVQQLGFDKPEQAVGKEIDFWGQVYTIVGVVQNFHQQSLHDAYDALIFRCIPDVRGNVSVKISTDNLPRTIAALKSNWKAFFPGDQFDYFFLDQHFNEQYHADRQFGQVFATFTGIGIFVACLGLFGLVSYTIVQRTKEIGIRKVLGASVNSILTLLYKDFALLVMIAFVIAALLGWYAIHQWLQTYAFRIDISWILFAVPFIVVLFISFTTVSWLTFKAALMNPVRSLKTE